In a genomic window of Acidobacteriota bacterium:
- the nusA gene encoding transcription termination/antitermination protein NusA, whose translation MAQPPLLQQIEDLARQKGIDRDVIIRAVEDAFAAASRKVTKSRENLVSRLDRESGEFKVYAKKRVVPEVEDPAVEISLEEAIEIDPDADFDQELLFQREVPDMGRIAAQAAKQVIYQKVKEAERTKVYNEYIDRVGELINAIVKRTERGDVVVDLGTTEGIIPRREQIRGEMYKPGERVRGIIVDVERSGKGPQVVISRADPRLVMKLFEMEVPEIYDGTVRIISVARDAGERTKIAVQSRDRDVDPVGACVGMKGNRVQSVIRELRGEKIDIVQYHDDPLAFIREALKPATANRVILKDKAKREAEVIVADEQLSLAIGKRGQNVRLAGRLVGWRIDIKSETEKHVEIEAEAEARERAEVLFRRLDLDEAIVAALVEAGFRDLDQLIAADLEDLTRVPGVDVDLALHIHDRAEELYPVVQQELEEARRLAEELAAAKAEESDAVAELFAAEEAPEGEAGGPPETPPEDGGVALGQQEESGSADGDGGAPVPDPSGPAPEAPATDAG comes from the coding sequence ATGGCCCAACCGCCCCTGCTGCAACAGATCGAGGACCTGGCCCGCCAGAAGGGCATCGACCGCGACGTGATCATCCGCGCCGTCGAGGACGCCTTCGCGGCGGCGTCGCGGAAGGTGACCAAGTCCCGCGAAAACCTCGTGTCCCGGCTGGACAGGGAGTCGGGTGAATTCAAGGTCTACGCGAAGAAGCGGGTGGTGCCCGAGGTCGAAGATCCGGCCGTGGAGATCAGTCTCGAGGAGGCGATCGAGATCGATCCCGACGCCGACTTCGACCAGGAGCTGCTCTTCCAAAGAGAGGTCCCCGACATGGGTCGCATCGCCGCCCAGGCGGCGAAGCAGGTCATCTACCAGAAGGTCAAGGAAGCCGAGCGGACGAAGGTCTACAACGAGTACATCGACCGCGTCGGGGAGCTGATCAACGCGATCGTGAAGCGCACCGAGAGAGGCGACGTCGTCGTCGATCTGGGCACCACGGAGGGGATCATCCCGCGGCGCGAGCAGATCCGCGGCGAGATGTACAAGCCCGGCGAGCGGGTGCGCGGGATCATCGTCGATGTGGAGCGCTCCGGGAAGGGGCCGCAGGTGGTGATCTCCAGGGCCGACCCGCGGCTGGTGATGAAGCTCTTCGAAATGGAGGTCCCGGAAATCTACGACGGCACCGTCAGGATCATCTCGGTGGCCCGGGATGCCGGCGAGCGGACGAAGATCGCCGTGCAGTCGCGTGACCGCGACGTGGATCCGGTGGGCGCCTGCGTCGGGATGAAGGGGAACCGCGTCCAGTCGGTGATCCGGGAGCTGCGGGGGGAGAAGATCGACATCGTCCAGTACCACGACGACCCGCTCGCCTTCATCCGTGAGGCGCTGAAACCGGCCACCGCCAACCGGGTGATCCTCAAGGACAAGGCCAAGCGGGAAGCGGAGGTGATCGTCGCCGACGAACAGCTCTCCCTCGCGATCGGCAAGCGCGGCCAGAACGTCCGGCTCGCGGGGCGGCTCGTCGGCTGGCGCATCGACATCAAGAGCGAAACGGAAAAGCATGTCGAGATCGAAGCCGAGGCGGAGGCTCGCGAGCGTGCCGAAGTCCTCTTCCGCCGGCTCGACCTGGACGAGGCGATCGTCGCGGCCCTGGTGGAGGCGGGGTTCCGCGACCTCGACCAGCTGATCGCGGCGGATCTCGAAGACCTGACCCGGGTGCCCGGCGTCGACGTGGACCTCGCGCTGCACATCCACGACCGGGCGGAGGAGCTGTATCCCGTCGTCCAGCAGGAGCTGGAGGAGGCGCGGCGGCTGGCGGAGGAGCTGGCGGCCGCCAAGGCGGAGGAGAGCGACGCCGTGGCGGAGCTCTTCGCCGCCGAGGAGGCGCCGGAGGGCGAGGCCGGCGGCCCGCCGGAGACGCCCCCGGAGGACGGCGGGGTGGCTCTCGGTCAGCAGGAGGAGTCCGGCTCCGCGGACGGGGACGGGGGCGCGCCCGTTCCGGACCCGTCCGGGCCGGCGCCGGAAGCCCCCGCGACCGACGCCGGTTGA
- a CDS encoding ribosome maturation factor RimP: MVSETERIETAVEALAERVAQGLGLAVYDLRFRQAGPRWKLQVFIERAGEAPATLDDCERLSRQLSHELDADDPIPHAYDLEVSTPGIERALRRRRHWERALGRRVRVRWRDETGKVRTEVLTVRALNGDSAALTGGNGEELVVPLSRVLSARLHIDW; this comes from the coding sequence ATGGTGAGCGAGACCGAACGGATCGAAACGGCAGTGGAAGCCCTGGCCGAGCGCGTGGCCCAGGGCCTGGGTCTCGCCGTGTACGACCTGCGCTTCCGTCAGGCGGGACCCCGCTGGAAGCTCCAGGTCTTCATCGAGCGCGCCGGGGAGGCTCCGGCGACCCTGGACGACTGCGAACGGCTCAGCCGGCAGCTCTCCCACGAACTCGACGCGGACGACCCGATTCCTCATGCCTACGATCTCGAGGTCTCCACGCCGGGCATCGAGCGCGCCCTGCGGAGGCGCCGCCACTGGGAGCGGGCCCTCGGCCGCCGGGTCCGGGTCCGCTGGCGCGACGAGACGGGGAAGGTGCGCACGGAGGTGCTCACCGTCCGCGCGCTGAACGGCGACAGCGCGGCGCTGACCGGGGGGAACGGGGAGGAGCTCGTGGTGCCCTTGTCCAGGGTGCTGAGCGCGCGCCTGCACATCGACTGGTAA